The DNA window AATCTGTAGGAACAAACTAATGCAATAACTGGGTAGCCACcctgcacagacagacagacagacagaccacgGAGTTGTCAAAAAAGGGACTGGTTGTGCCAGTGGACCAGTCACTACTGCTGGCATGCTCTCTCTACTATACAGAGGTTAAAAAGGGTTGGCAGAGGGGAACATAGGAAAGAGAATCTTGCAACAAGGACAATACAGTACACATTACatcaatgacaaaaaaaagaaatttaaaTGACAGCTACTGTTCTGAAGAGAATATGTAAACACGCCACAGGCATTCCAGTCAATCCATTAAACGATCACAACGATGTCATGCAACTaaaagtgaaatataaaaatatatagatgtatttttaacatAGTGTGAAAGTTTTACAAACTAGGCTTGATCTCCGCGATGGGAGGCGTTCGAGACCCTGTGAGTCCCTGACTGCCCTCCTTCCCACCAGTCCGCCTActcctcctgttcctctcaCTGCCGGAGGCCCTGTCCGTCGTCGCCACCTTTGCCCTTACGGACGCGGCCCCGGCCTCAGCCCTCGAACCTCTACCAGACCTGGATGAGCGGGAGGGCTGGGAGGGCTGGGAGGGCTGGGAAGGCTGGGAGGCGTCCGACAGAGAGGTGCTCCGGGAGGTGCTGTCTTCCTCCGACTGCTCTGTCTGCGCCTTTTTCTCCTCGTCTGACAGGCGGTCCACCAACTTTAGCGTCTCCCCGCTAATGCTTTTAAAGTACTCAATGGTGCGCTTACAAACCTCACTGGGGTTCTCCTGTCTGTCCTGTCTACCTGTAACGCTACTGGCCTGATTCCTGTCCTTAGGCGGTAGCCTTGAGGGTAACTTTATggctgctctgtctctgtccaaTGCCCTTGTTGGCTGTGAGGTAACCCGGAGTGAACCAAGTGAACTAGCCGTAGTAGCGGGACTACTCTTTTTAACATCCTTGATTGGTATTCTAGACCTGGGCTCTACTTTTGCTATGGCTGGCTCTCCTCTTTTCCGTACTTCAACCGTCActgcctgtttgtgtttatgtttgccTATGGCTGTTCCCTGTGTGTGAAAAGACCACCCTGACGCTTTGACTGGAAGCCTAGACTTCGGCTGCTTCACTTCACTTTCTTTAACTGTTTCGCTTATCTGCTCTTGCACTTGATTGCTTTTGTGAACTTCCACTCTCTCTTCTAAATCCCTACAGCACAATGTTTCTATCCTGCTGGCCTTCTGAAGAGTGGGCTCAGAGGAGGACTGCAAATTAAACACCACACTACCACATTGGATGTAGTTGGCCTGAACGCTGGAGGACtcgaggttgttgttgttgttgcagttttCAGAAGGGTAATCTCTTCTTTCTAGCTTGGACTCAGAATGTCTGATGGACTGGCTCTCTGTACACTGACCCTCTATACTGATATATTCTGGCACCATCTGACCCTCCGAAATCTCAGCTTTACAATCGGTGAGATCCCCCGAGTCTTTTTTCACAGTAATAGAGGCAGCTATGCCCATCTTAATTGGAGTGCGTAATTTGGGATCAACCTTAGAGGCTGTGATTGTGCAAGAAGAGGCGGTCTCAGCTATGGCTTCACAGGTTGGGGCATCGGTACCAGTATGGCCAGTGTCACTGCCGGGCTGTGCAGGGCCGCAttttgctgctgatgctgctggtGTTGTTGGTGTAGTGCTGCTGTCTGTGGTTGTATCTATAACATTCACCATCCCATCTACTGCGGCCCCTGTTTTTGACTGAGAGGAAATTACCCCCAGGACCTTGCCCCCTCTCCCCTTTTCCCCTGTTTTTGGGTCAGAGGAATGCTCACCAATCTGGAAAAACTGAAGCCTCTCTTCAACAAAGTCCCGCTTGCTCATGTCAATAGCACCACTGCGGGTCATCTCAAACATCTTCCCTTCGTGGAAAGGGAAGGGGTTAGGCTCACTAGTCGGTGTGCTCTCATCAGTCGGTGTTCGAGCAGGAGTTGTGTCAGGAGTTGTAGCCTGGGATTTGTCGTCCACCGATAAACCAAAGGGCTTTGGATCCTCATCTTTTGCCTTTGAATCAAAAACTCCATCACTTTCACCTCCTTTGGTTGACCAGGGGTCAAAGTCCAGGCCTTTGGTGGCAACAGTTTTAAAGGTTGAATTTAGCTCTTCTTCTAGTTGGTAGCCAAAGTAGTTTTCTCCAAAGCTCAGCCTATCTGGATGTCTTCCTTCAAGGGTATAATCCTTTTCATCTCCACTGCTTTTCGCTGAGGATGTGCTTGTTTTAGTCTTGCCATTCTCGCCACCTTCTTCACATTTCTCTTCCTCTATCACTTCAAGCTTTGACTGGCTAAATGAGCGGTCAGTTGGTTTTCCATCATTGGAAAGACTAGAAGTTTTAGGGTCCTCGCTCAGTCCATCATCCTCATCCTGCAGGTCATACCCATCTAAAGAGTCTACTTCAGTTGCATCTGTGTCATGAGAGAACTCagcagtggttgctatggaaCAGTCAGTAATTGACTGGTCATTGCCATTTTGTTCTAAGTCAGCATCATCCCCCTTTACAACACCATTGAGTCCGGGATCTTTGTCATTTGCATCTCTCTCTGATctattttgtttttgccctttttctccctcctctttcatTTTGAATGTGTACTTCTTGATTGGAATGGGATGGAAAACAGATTCATCATCACTAGAGTCGCTGTTATCAGCTCCAGGGGGGATAGGGGATGGAGGCTGGACCCTTATGATTGGCTCAGCAAGGAGATGCCTATCATGCTCCTCTTGAAGGTTCACCTCTATCATCTCAGTCTCTGCCTCGGAAGAAGCACATGAACCCCTTTTATCAGGGTCGGACTGCTCTGTCTCtaaaggaggtggaggaggaaacTCTATATAAGCCACTCTTTTCTCCTTTGACTTTGGTCTCTGTGCATCCTGTTTTTTACTGTGATTCCCTGAGGACGCTGGCTTGGGTTTTTCTTTTGAGGGCTCCTTGTAGATGAAGGTTttcccttcttcctcctcagacTCTTCGAGGATAGGGCTTGGCATGCCAGGCATGAAACCTATCACAGAGTCTGGTGTTCTTGAGGTCAGACTTACTTCCTCTGAGCTGGGGGTCTCAGGGGTCACAGGACTTTTCCCAGAGCTGTCCATGAAAGTCACTTGTTCTAGAGTGTCATCTTCTGGACTTCCTTGAGGAGATGGAGACTGTTTTTGCTTGACAGTGTAAAAAGCACCCCTAGTCTCATGCACTGTCCTACTCTCATGACTAACTATCTTTTTGTAGGTTCCAAGCTGCCCCGAAGCTGTTTCTTTCTCAAATTGCTTTCCTACTTGGATGCTAACATACACAGGTAAAGGTTTGATATCTTTGAATCCCTCtgtaacaacaacaggagtTACTTCTTCAAAATACTCTATCTGGTCACTATCAACACCATTACACACTACATTTGACACACTACCGTCTGAAGAGTCTGAGGATTTTCCTACTGATGATCCCCAAGTAGACTTGTTGGAATCAGAGCTACTGTGTAAGCGACCTTTAGCTAAAGTAGGTATATGGGACCCAGTCCTCTCATATGGTTCAACAGAGGCATCTAATTTTAAAGTGGTGGATTTGTGATTTTCTGAGAAATTAGATGGCTTTCTTACAGGTATTTGCGATTCCgagtttttttttagactaTCATTACTATTTGGATTTTCTCGGACAATGAATTCTGTGTAGATTATTTTCTTGGTGGTTTCTTGTCTTTGGGGATCACTGGTATTGCCATCATTAATTAGAGGTTGTGATATTTTAGGGGATTGAGATTTAAAGTTCCCGTAATCTTGGCCCTCCCAtgctttaaataactttttatcATCCTGATCTGTTTTAGTGGTCTCGTGCTTCGGTGAGAACTTATTGGATTGGCTATCTAGACATCTCCTCTGGTTTCCTGGACTATCTGGTGTTTTTGGGGTGCTTGAACCAGAAAACACCTGATAGACGGGCAGCTTACTTTCCTGGAGCTTCCTGATGGGCGGATTTGAATTTTGGCCAGCTTGATGACTCCTTTCTTGCCTTTGAGCCTCTTGCTCAAACTTTAGTCTTACTGCACTCACTTTAGAAgaagacatttgaaaaggcTTAGGGCTTTCACCTGTGCTTCCTTTTGATTTATCATCTTGCTGTCTTCGTTCTGAATCAGTGTATTGCAGCAATACTCTCCTCTCTGGACTGCTGGGTAAGCTTGCACATTTTCTATCGCTGGAGCTGAACCTGTCTCGTAGCCTTTCTCTGCTCCATTCCTCTCCACTACCCCCGTTTCTATAAGCTGACCTCTCTGGGCTGCTGTGTGTGGAACTGGGCCCTGATCGGGATTCCCTGAAGTCTGGTCTGCGAGATTTCTTCTCTGGAGATGAGAGCTCATCATTGAGTTGTTCTGTTTTATCACGAAAGAACTGGGACACCTCACTGAGCTTTTCCTCTGCCTCTTTTACAGTCCTGTCCACCCTGTCCTCATACATAAGCTGTCCTCTGTCCTTACTCTGAGCATCATCAGACACACGCATCCAAACAGACTGCTTTGGGCTACCAGGCTCAGAAGAGTACTGTAGGAGTGTCAGTTTGTCAAAGTTATCATCAACATTTGCCATTCTTCCAGATTTGTCAAAAACATTTCTTGATGACCTAAAAACATACTCTGTCCTTGGCCCAACTGATCTACCCTCACTGTGACTACTTCTGTCTGGTGAATGGAAGCGAGACCTATCTCTCAGATATTCCTCTGTGTCGGAATGAGACTGGTCAAATTTCTCAGACAGTAGCATTTTCTCTGCAAAATTATAAGATTCTCCCCTTAGTTCTGACGATTCATCCTCATTGTACTCTACAGATTGCTGGCTCAGTAGCTTTAATGTCTTGTAAGAGTCATCTGCCATGAGTTGGGCTGAACTGGGGCGACTTTCTTCCTCCATAGGTGTGCTCATTCTGGGAGAGTCAAGGTATACTGGAAGAGATTCCTCAGGCTCCTCCTCGTCCTGTCTATTCCCTGGGTAGTAATACATTTCCTTCTCTGCATGGTTTTTAGTCTCTCTGATTATGACCTCTGTTGGGTCTGTTTTATTGCCTTTTTCAATATGAACCTCAATTATTCTTTCAACCTTAGGTTTGGAGTTGATGTCTTCGAGAACTCTTTGCGATGTTTCCTCTTTGCCAGACTTGTGCTCAAATAGTCCAGCAAGTTCTCTAGAAGGGTCCTTGCCAGACTGAAAAGCTTTCATTATGTCATGCACAGACATAGTCTCTTCACACCTCTCCGATGCAGCTTCCTTGGCAGATTGTTTGTGGTACACCATCCTGGTGGTAGTTGTAATGTGCGTCTCTTCTTTTACCCTCATCCCTTTTCCCATTGGATCATCATCAGGGCTAACTTTTATTGAATAGCATTTATTCTGTTCTGGGCTTGATTGAGTCTGATTCAGGTGGCTTTTAGATTCTGAATCAATATATCTGACAGAATTTGCATCTTCCATTGCAGGTTGTTTGTTATCCTCTGGGGTCTCATAACTCCTGATAACATGAACAACTTCAGTCCTTGTCTCAGTGATCACAGGGGGAACTGGGATATCCTGAAAAAGGGCCTTGGGGCCCATGCCTTCTGCACTTGGAGGGGCAGAAGGTGTCCTTTCACTCCTGGTCTCAAAGCCACTGTCTGAGAGGGGACTTTTATCCTGTTCATGTGAGATATCATCAGGAGATTCTAGCACAGTGTCCGCTCCAAAAAGTGCATCTGCTACTTTATTGATCTCTTTGTCTGAAGCTGAAGAGCGCATGGTTGTTGGAGGCATTTTGAGCTTGTGCTCCTGAACTGCTATAGTGGGTTTTAGGATGCGTTTTTGCTTGTCCTTGCCCTCCCCTTCTCTTTTACCCTCATCTGCTTTAGGCTTTGTGTCATGCATTTTGGAGAAAGAGCTGCTACCAACATCATTGACCAGGTAGTCAACAACTTTGGAAAGATTGAAATCTCTATCTGGTATTGTTTTTGATTTAGCTTGAGGAACCACAGTCTCATATCTTGGCGGATAGCTCCAGTTGCTTGGTGGTTGTTCAACTTGTACTTTTGAGAAGTGTATGTCATCCAAAGAACCTCTTGTCAGGGAAACTCTACCATCCTTCCCAGCATCTTTAGTAAGTATTTCACTCACTTTGACCAAATCTTGTTTTACTTTCTCAACAATCCTATATGGTTCCTCGTCCTCTATCTTCGCCTCTCTTGGAGAATCTGACTGAAGTCCTTTGTTGGCTGTGGAGTTTGGGTCTGTCTGCAAAATAGCAGACATTCGTATCAAGTCCTCTTTCATTTCAGCCACATCCTTTAGAATCTCTTGGCTAGATGaaagtgatgtggtgttggatTTCAGGCCAGCAGAAAAAAGAGGGGTTTTGATAGGGGAAAGAGTTTTGGCAAAGGAAGACTGCAACTGAGCATTCACCTCAGCCGGCACAGTCTTCCGTGGGGACAAAAGGGCAGCAGCTGACTTGGACACCTCAGGTAGCTTTTTGAACTGGGGCTCTGGCAGCACATTAATAACAGAGTACACTGGAACAGTCATTGTACTGGATGTTACAGCAGTGGTGGCATTAGGGGGGGATCTGAGAGAGGGGTAAAGGGAATTAGAAGCTGATGATCTAAAGGACTGATAGGAGGAAGATGCTGAAGAAGACATGGACTTCAAGGTGCCATAGCCTGCAGAACAAGAATTAAAAGTTTTCTCCACCTCATCAAAGGCTGCATTGACACTTGTAGTTGCAGCATTGGTAGTTGCTTGTATTCTTTCTTGCAGACTACTTGCGAGAAGAGAATTTGGGGAAGAAGAGCGGTACTGTGTAGGTGATACAGTTCCATTGATCAGAGCTGCAGCACTTGGAGCTGTGTTGGATTTCTGTGGTGATGAAAATGAGGAGAACAGGTTCCTTGCAGGACCAGTGACTTCAGCGGCAAAAGAACGCACAGAGGAGAGACCAGGGACTGTTTTTATGGGGGAGGAAGAAGATGCAGTGCTGCTAGATGCCCCCATAACAGTTTTGTATGACAGAGGTGAACTGAACATACTTAGAGAAGATTTTGGAGAAGATGGTGGGGTCATGCCTATGGATGCTCTCTCAAGAAGTGTGCTTCCCCCTCCCGAGACAGTAATAGGGGAGGTCCTGGCAGAATATGCTGCCAGACCTTTCATAGACATAGGATCTGGGACACTTTTGCATGGTGAGGCCAGGGGACTGGGGGTGGCCTGCCCTGGATACTGCGCTTGTTGGACTACAGTTTTTATAGGAGAAGAGATAGTTCTGTAAGTTCGAATGGGAGATGCCATGTCACTAACTGACTTTACAGAGGAGGCGGGGGATCCAGGGATGTTGGTCTTGATTGGGGAGGCAGAGTTGATGGACCAGACCGATTTTAATGGAGAGGCAGAGGGCGTGTTGGATGACGAACTGGAGAGGGAGCCAAAACCAGACTTGGCTTGACCAGGGACGGCGACAGGAACAGGCGTCCACGCCTGATAAGATCTCGTTGAAAAGACAGGTTTGTGAGGGTAGCTAGAAGGCTGTGTTCTCGGCGAGCTTCGATCAGTAGTTTCTTCGACAATAATTTAAACCAAAAGCAATAAgggagtaaaaataaaatgtaacgaaaataatttgaaataaaacataaaaaccagAAAGAGAAATTGGAGTCAGTCAGAAACAGAATTAACAAAACAgcaagacacattttttcacGTGAATAAAAACGTTCATATTTAAAAATCCAGGATGATATGGTAAATGAGGATCTCGAATCAGTGAGAGAATGTACaccaaataaacaaaagagcatgtccaagaaaaacatgtttgacataTGGTAGAGTTGACAACAAAATGACATGAGAACCAAAAACAGTACAATTCCATTGacttttgatgtgttttatctATTTGCCTCCTTGCAACAGTGCCTTTTACTGTTCGTGTTAGATTTTCAAGTGTTTATCCttcaattttcattttcaatgcCAGAGATGACCCCACAAGTGtataacattaataaaaaaaatcactctaTTTGTTTCGGAAtgacttgaaataaaaatatgaggttgcactttacaaaaagtaacaGCACATCAGCCATTCAAACTGAAAGTGCTGTACAAATACTACCCCTCAAAATACAACTGGTGCATAGAATTGtatgcagctttttttaaataatttgcaaAATTTGAATAGTAGAAAATCTGGCAAACAAAGTCTCTCTGTAGGTGAAATCAAGTGAATGTAAAGTgcaaccttttaccacactaaTTTATACAGCCGCACACAATCATAAAGCCAATAAGAGTGAAATGGCCACTAAAGGAAATGAGAACAATTCAAATGAATATTTTTATTCAAcatgaatcaaaacatttttcgGAAATTATAAATGAACAGACAGATGATTTCCCAATGTTTccacaaatgtaaaataatgtaacAGTTGAGACTTTTTGTAAACATGGGGTGGGTAAGCGAAGCGTAACAGACAGTAAACCATGCAAATGCTTTATGAATGACAGATGATAGAATAGTATGTGTCAGGTGAATAGAATAAATGATTGAGAAACATGGTAGATGTCTTCCTATACTCTGGatatatgtaaaaataatatGAATACTGTATAAAGGGACATTTAGACACTAAAACTTGTTAAAATGACAGAACATCTGAACTcaagtaaaaatgttcatgtaagTAAAAATGGGCAACTCACTCGCTGCTGGGTCGGTCAAATAGCTGTAGCGCTTACGCAAAGCTAAGGAGGCAAAGGTATGGCGTCGTTCTGGCTTTTCAGTctgcaacaaataaaaaacaacaaaaggtgctttaacaaaaaaaatatggcGAAGTGTATATGATTTCACCATAAAAGATGTAGGTCTAAATAATAATGTTAGCTTGTTTAAGTAGTACTGCGATGCACAAATACTGTTCTGTTTTTAGCCAATCAGTCCATGCTGTTAGTACTTGCAAAGTGAAGAATTTAGAGTCCACTCTGGTGAGTAATGGAGTGCTTCCCTGTATCTCTTCACTCTTGTCATTTCTCAATGTCTTTGCAATGAAATAACCACAGACACTATCTGCTTTGTTTTCAGCTCCGTCTCAATTAGACAAGAGTTTAAAAGACACTGCATTATGTAACAATGTGGAAAGTTAAGGTGTGGAGGGTTTGTCACTTTGCCTGATGGATGTTGGTCTAATGTATCAGGACAGAGCTGGAAGTGTTCTGTACATgccacacctttttttttgctcccctAACAACGACATGCTCTCTGAAATCCCACACTGGGGCAGCTGGGCCTGCACAATCTTATTTATGGCATTACCACTGAATCTCTGTATGAAAAAGGCaaattgtgattttaaaagttCCATCTTTATTATAATCTTTATGAACTATTATTTGATTTATGAATGTTTATGTACAGTAGATGCTCGCAATGATATTAAGTATGCTGCCACATTGCACTCTGGTCTAGCTCAGTTGGATGAGAAGGcccccatgtacaaaggctaaGTCCTGTCTGCCCAGGGTTCGACCCTCTGCCTTCTTGTGGATGTGTTCCCCACTCTATTTCCCTCTAGATTTTCTATTTACCTTCAACTGTcttgcaaaatgcaaaaaacaacattaaactCTGCCAAAGAATATAATctagttttacttttttaagtGCTAAATTGTCCAATATCAACATTCTTCCTGGAGATTAGTTTGATACATTCTCAGGAAGAAGGAATATTACACATATATTACACACATATTCACTATGATTAATGTAAATAATCAAATACCAAAACAGCGTTAACTCCCTTTTTATCAAAttctcctttaaatgttttgacatGCAGGATAAAGTTAGTACTCTCTGTTGGACACAGGCCAAGGACAAGGGTGAAGAAGGGAAGGATTGATTCCAACAAAACAGTGATGTAGAAGACAAATGATAAGAGTTAGGGTTTATTTAAAGCTGACAAAATATACTGTAGTCCTGTGTGAAACTTCCTATAAGTGAAATTAGaacccgaccgatatgggatttttggggctgatacCAATATAGATATTGGGGAGAGAAGAAAATCCAATACGGATATATTgtccgatatctttcttagatctatatTCGATCTGTAGGGAGAGATatagatataaacatttattgCGCTGATCCCTCAAaagcagttatcaaacacttgtggaaaagatatttaatgaagacaagatggtcactcaactgctCATGTAAGTGTATCACCGCTTGACAcgctgctagtgtaatacaatgaaactcaaatgaaacgATATGAGACttgtgaataaatctagtaataggggcacatatctgtgataaaattagccgataccaatAGACACGGGATACGCGAATATCGGCCGATAATATctgctggccgattaatcggtcgggctctagttaATAGTAAGGATGGAGACATGGTGACTTCTgttgaaaatgtatgaaaaggaggatagaaatgaaaaacaagctgACAGTGGAACAGCAGCTGGCTCCACTGGACTTTGGGATGAagacaacaataaataaattctTGCTGATTAAAAGGTCTGCCATTTCCATTCATGCATTTCTACATGAGGTCACTTCAGCAACAACAAAGCAGCGTAAAAAAGTGCAGTCAGAAGCAACATTCACACAAAGGTACCAGACATAgaccaaatatatatataatataacgCTGTAAAGCCAACAAAAAGgacgaaaaagaagaagcagttccatgtgatgatgaagaatcTGTTTTACctcatcatcaggatcagacTCCATATCCTGTGGTATTCCAAGATGCattgcaggagaggagagagatgacaCAATGGAGAGCAGGGACGTTATAGTGAGCGGGGAGATGGAAAGAAAAATTCAGGGGATGAAAATGgagcagcaaaaacaacaaaacgcATCAGAAAAAGTCTATAGGattaatcaaaaataaacagcaaaataacaaaagcaaaagcaaaatcatTTCAGTTTCTTGTGATCAATGAAcaccacaacaaacaaaacattttcttttctttttgcgcaAATTCTTGAACCCACAGTGAGCCAGGCAATAGAGAAAGCACGCTGTGCATGTGTGGCCGCATGTGTACGTTGTGGGGTCTTAGGACTGGCACAGGCTTTAACACCAATAAAAGACACAAGCAGCAGGCGAGTCACTTCTGACCAAATGAACTTCAGTGGCTCCTCTGGATGTCAAGGACAACACTGCTCTCTGTATTGCTATTTCATTTGCATGTAGATGATATGAAATTGCCTAAAAAAGGATGAGCTGTTCAACCATGGCGCTCCTACCTTCTTGTGTGTTGGCAGTGTGATATTCAAATTGCATATGGCAGTCTGTGGAAGGCCTTTGCTGGATTTTGGCTCTCTCAGGAAGGAGAGACGGCCACATGGCTCCTGGCCCATATCTCTGATCTGCGGaagacagcaaaaaaacaaaaagaataacTGCATCAGGAGTGTATcgtatttaaaatgttcaagaaGGAGTAGAAAAGtcccttt is part of the Labrus bergylta chromosome 10, fLabBer1.1, whole genome shotgun sequence genome and encodes:
- the LOC109987898 gene encoding ankyrin-3-like isoform X9, yielding MAVLVCERSAAVLKVGGGAAVKERSVAGRTEPDMREKGKHCRRSAGFVDRRVIVHRSADRGEDAMTGDTDKYLRPQDLKELGDDSLPQEGYMGFSIGARSASLRSFSSDRSNTLNRSSFARDSMMIEEILAPTKDTLQSVCKDISYLVDPLNKHLAVTRDYSAECMRRYSWTPDTMDHSHNTVSSPIHSGLSSPLPQYDSRFLVSFMVDARGGSMRGSRHNGMRIIIPPRKCTAPTRITCRLAKRHKLAYPPPMVEGEGLVSRLVEVGPAGAQFLGPVIVEIPHFGSMRGKERELIVLRSENGDTWKEHQPDARPEDLIDLLAGMEEELDSPVELEKKRICRIVTRDFPQYFAVVSRIKQESNHVGPDGGLLSSSTVPMVQASFPQGALTKRIRVGLQAQPVPDDLARAVLGNRATFSPIVTVEPRRRKFHKPITMTIPVPPRSAEGHRGDSAPCLRLLCSITGGMSPAQWEDITGTTPLSFVTDCVSFTTNVSARFWLADCHQIPETVSLASQLYRELICVPYLAKFVVFAKMNDPVEARLRCFCMTDDKVDKTLEQQENFEEVARSKDIEVLEGKPIHVDCYGNLSPLTKSGQQLVFNFYSFKENRLPFNVKIRDMGQEPCGRLSFLREPKSSKGLPQTAICNLNITLPTHKKDMESDPDDETEKPERRHTFASLALRKRYSYLTDPAAKTTDRSSPRTQPSSYPHKPVFSTRSYQAWTPVPVAVPGQAKSGFGSLSSSSSNTPSASPLKSVWSINSASPIKTNIPGSPASSVKSVSDMASPIRTYRTISSPIKTVVQQAQYPGQATPSPLASPCKSVPDPMSMKGLAAYSARTSPITVSGGGSTLLERASIGMTPPSSPKSSLSMFSSPLSYKTVMGASSSTASSSSPIKTVPGLSSVRSFAAEVTGPARNLFSSFSSPQKSNTAPSAAALINGTVSPTQYRSSSPNSLLASSLQERIQATTNAATTSVNAAFDEVEKTFNSCSAGYGTLKSMSSSASSSYQSFRSSASNSLYPSLRSPPNATTAVTSSTMTVPVYSVINVLPEPQFKKLPEVSKSAAALLSPRKTVPAEVNAQLQSSFAKTLSPIKTPLFSAGLKSNTTSLSSSQEILKDVAEMKEDLIRMSAILQTDPNSTANKGLQSDSPREAKIEDEEPYRIVEKVKQDLVKVSEILTKDAGKDGRVSLTRGSLDDIHFSKVQVEQPPSNWSYPPRYETVVPQAKSKTIPDRDFNLSKVVDYLVNDVGSSSFSKMHDTKPKADEGKREGEGKDKQKRILKPTIAVQEHKLKMPPTTMRSSASDKEINKVADALFGADTVLESPDDISHEQDKSPLSDSGFETRSERTPSAPPSAEGMGPKALFQDIPVPPVITETRTEVVHVIRSYETPEDNKQPAMEDANSVRYIDSESKSHLNQTQSSPEQNKCYSIKVSPDDDPMGKGMRVKEETHITTTTRMVYHKQSAKEAASERCEETMSVHDIMKAFQSGKDPSRELAGLFEHKSGKEETSQRVLEDINSKPKVERIIEVHIEKGNKTDPTEVIIRETKNHAEKEMYYYPGNRQDEEEPEESLPVYLDSPRMSTPMEEESRPSSAQLMADDSYKTLKLLSQQSVEYNEDESSELRGESYNFAEKMLLSEKFDQSHSDTEEYLRDRSRFHSPDRSSHSEGRSVGPRTEYVFRSSRNVFDKSGRMANVDDNFDKLTLLQYSSEPGSPKQSVWMRVSDDAQSKDRGQLMYEDRVDRTVKEAEEKLSEVSQFFRDKTEQLNDELSSPEKKSRRPDFRESRSGPSSTHSSPERSAYRNGGSGEEWSRERLRDRFSSSDRKCASLPSSPERRVLLQYTDSERRQQDDKSKGSTGESPKPFQMSSSKVSAVRLKFEQEAQRQERSHQAGQNSNPPIRKLQESKLPVYQVFSGSSTPKTPDSPGNQRRCLDSQSNKFSPKHETTKTDQDDKKLFKAWEGQDYGNFKSQSPKISQPLINDGNTSDPQRQETTKKIIYTEFIVRENPNSNDSLKKNSESQIPVRKPSNFSENHKSTTLKLDASVEPYERTGSHIPTLAKGRLHSSSDSNKSTWGSSVGKSSDSSDGSVSNVVCNGVDSDQIEYFEEVTPVVVTEGFKDIKPLPVYVSIQVGKQFEKETASGQLGTYKKIVSHESRTVHETRGAFYTVKQKQSPSPQGSPEDDTLEQVTFMDSSGKSPVTPETPSSEEVSLTSRTPDSVIGFMPGMPSPILEESEEEEGKTFIYKEPSKEKPKPASSGNHSKKQDAQRPKSKEKRVAYIEFPPPPPLETEQSDPDKRGSCASSEAETEMIEVNLQEEHDRHLLAEPIIRVQPPSPIPPGADNSDSSDDESVFHPIPIKKYTFKMKEEGEKGQKQNRSERDANDKDPGLNGVVKGDDADLEQNGNDQSITDCSIATTAEFSHDTDATEVDSLDGYDLQDEDDGLSEDPKTSSLSNDGKPTDRSFSQSKLEVIEEEKCEEGGENGKTKTSTSSAKSSGDEKDYTLEGRHPDRLSFGENYFGYQLEEELNSTFKTVATKGLDFDPWSTKGGESDGVFDSKAKDEDPKPFGLSVDDKSQATTPDTTPARTPTDESTPTSEPNPFPFHEGKMFEMTRSGAIDMSKRDFVEERLQFFQIGEHSSDPKTGEKGRGGKVLGVISSQSKTGAAVDGMVNVIDTTTDSSTTPTTPAASAAKCGPAQPGSDTGHTGTDAPTCEAIAETASSCTITASKVDPKLRTPIKMGIAASITVKKDSGDLTDCKAEISEGQMVPEYISIEGQCTESQSIRHSESKLERRDYPSENCNNNNNLESSSVQANYIQCGSVVFNLQSSSEPTLQKASRIETLCCRDLEERVEVHKSNQVQEQISETVKESEVKQPKSRLPVKASGWSFHTQGTAIGKHKHKQAVTVEVRKRGEPAIAKVEPRSRIPIKDVKKSSPATTASSLGSLRVTSQPTRALDRDRAAIKLPSRLPPKDRNQASSVTGRQDRQENPSEVCKRTIEYFKSISGETLKLVDRLSDEEKKAQTEQSEEDSTSRSTSLSDASQPSQPSQPSQPSRSSRSGRGSRAEAGAASVRAKVATTDRASGSERNRRSRRTGGKEGSQGLTGSRTPPIAEIKPSPQSPCERTDLRMAIVADHLGLSWTELAREMNFTVDEINHVRLENPNSLTAQSFMLLKKWVGREGKNATTDALTAVLTKVNRMDIVTLLEGPIFDYGNISGTRCFADDNAVFQDQADDYQSILAELQSPAALNSDPNFLEPELPVTPNPSLDPNQHYHCYPEPDTPLLADSQQPLPWSPGIEPGSGEPDSPPRSPPRPCELALSFPVFDIPDTVPPKVNKPHIALNDQLLLSEEEDRSYQEMELSHRPRSRSFPAMFDSDIDMAFSTSFPSLSSISSITPSSPDRLLMGHKRAQMGAPNSAQEVVDLKGGEKNVTEEIQKVAEMVSAELSEGKYSVEKWMEQDLIQNVDRKCEMVTTDRLTVAEETISILLEQKDGSAEEENVVANELQDGNNREHCEVEEERGVQNLSEEQHKIIKIGYEVENGDKKECVNVTPEVQNVDGGSEDRVYEDDRIDDTDGELQFEGIERLCGSEGEICKTLEVDETAQEEVVSPLSPQAWVEALEERQPRDSGSNDEEVEEEEEEEEEEARDREITEEPLGPLCEEVKKEDGSEENEEDEEMIKASIQETLDQVEQAEKDMCSLSGWHSDSSSVNVEPPTPGRSVSSDLLDRRESQENSSDSITSSSRGESGRSRHNGDNSKHSPQGGSSESSNGKKEEGALVSEKKVQHVSVDSGSEEEQTVTTRIFRRRLILKGEEAKNIPGETMTEEHYMDRDGNLISRKVIRKVIRRMSTPTPDNQGGDRWLRDLQHSPILQEDGPEQGEGSRNSRRKDDRRSGDKKLHS